A genomic segment from Bacillus cereus G9842 encodes:
- the exsB gene encoding exosporium protein ExsB, which translates to MKRDIRKAVEEIKSAGMEDFLHQDPSTFECDDDCSSKIECSDDCKCPRTRCTRVKHCTFVTKCTHVKKWTFVTKCTRVRVQKWTFVTKVTRRKECVLVTKRTRRKHCTFVTKCVRFEKKFYWTKRCYCKKCEFFPHGHGGSCDDSCDHGKDCHDDGHKWNDCKGGHKFPSCKNKKFDHFWYKKRNC; encoded by the coding sequence ATGAAACGTGATATTAGAAAAGCTGTTGAAGAAATCAAAAGTGCTGGGATGGAGGATTTCTTACACCAAGATCCAAGCACATTCGAATGTGATGACGATTGCTCTTCAAAAATTGAGTGTAGCGACGATTGTAAATGCCCAAGAACAAGATGTACTCGTGTGAAACATTGTACATTTGTTACAAAATGTACTCACGTTAAAAAGTGGACATTTGTTACGAAATGTACTCGTGTACGCGTTCAAAAATGGACGTTCGTTACGAAAGTAACACGTAGAAAAGAATGCGTTTTAGTTACAAAACGTACGCGTAGAAAACATTGTACTTTCGTTACAAAATGTGTACGTTTTGAAAAGAAATTTTACTGGACTAAACGATGTTACTGTAAAAAATGCGAATTCTTCCCTCACGGACACGGCGGCTCTTGCGATGATTCATGTGATCATGGTAAAGACTGTCACGATGATGGGCACAAATGGAATGATTGCAAAGGCGGACATAAATTCCCATCTTGCAAAAATAAGAAATTTGATCACTTCTGGTATAAAAAACGTAACTGCTAG
- the cotH gene encoding spore coat protein CotH translates to MLPSYDFFVHPMYLVELKKDIWSDSPVPAKLTYGKKKYDIDIVYRGAHIREFEKKSYHVMFYKPKKFQGAKEFHLNSEFMDPSLIRNKLSLDFFHNIGVLSPKSQHVFIKINGQIQGVYLQLESVDENFLKNRGLPSGSIYYAIDDDANFSLMSERDKDVKTELFAGYEFKYSNENSEEQLSEFVFQANTLTREAYEKEIGKFLHVDKYLRWLAGVIFTQNFDGFVHNYALYHNDETNLFEVIPWDYDATWGRDVQGRPLNHEYIRIQGYNTLSARLLDIPVFRKQYRSILEEILEDQFTVSFMRPKVEGLCELIRPYLLQDPYMKEKLETFDQEADMIYEYINKRRKYIQDHLYELD, encoded by the coding sequence ATGTTACCTTCATATGATTTTTTTGTTCATCCAATGTACTTAGTGGAATTGAAAAAAGACATTTGGTCAGATAGTCCAGTGCCAGCAAAATTAACTTATGGAAAAAAGAAATATGACATTGATATCGTATACCGAGGAGCTCATATTCGTGAGTTTGAGAAAAAATCTTATCATGTTATGTTTTATAAACCAAAAAAATTTCAAGGTGCGAAAGAGTTTCATTTGAATTCTGAGTTTATGGATCCGTCTCTCATACGAAATAAACTATCGCTAGACTTTTTTCATAACATTGGTGTACTTTCGCCAAAATCACAACATGTATTTATAAAAATTAATGGTCAAATTCAAGGTGTGTATTTACAGTTAGAATCGGTTGATGAAAACTTTTTGAAAAATAGAGGATTACCGAGTGGTTCTATTTATTATGCGATAGATGATGATGCGAATTTTTCATTAATGAGTGAACGAGATAAAGATGTTAAGACGGAGCTCTTTGCGGGTTATGAATTTAAATATTCGAATGAAAATAGTGAAGAACAACTGAGTGAATTTGTATTTCAAGCGAATACTTTGACGAGGGAAGCCTATGAAAAAGAGATTGGGAAGTTTCTACATGTAGATAAATATTTACGATGGTTAGCAGGAGTTATTTTTACGCAAAACTTTGATGGTTTTGTCCATAACTATGCACTATATCATAACGATGAAACAAATTTATTTGAAGTTATACCGTGGGATTATGATGCGACTTGGGGGCGAGATGTACAAGGGAGACCGCTTAATCATGAATATATCCGCATTCAAGGGTATAACACGCTAAGTGCAAGATTGTTAGACATACCTGTGTTTAGAAAGCAGTATCGAAGTATTTTAGAAGAAATATTAGAAGACCAATTTACAGTTTCGTTTATGAGGCCGAAAGTAGAAGGATTGTGTGAATTGATTCGTCCATATTTACTACAAGATCCATATATGAAAGAAAAATTAGAAACATTTGATCAAGAGGCTGATATGATTTATGAATATATAAATAAAAGAAGAAAATATATACAAGACCACTTATATGAATTGGATTAA
- a CDS encoding NUDIX hydrolase N-terminal domain-containing protein, protein MTIKWIDWVKQIQSITQAGLTYSKDVYDIERFQQLRDISISMMSHYTKTDWEVVEKLFASETGYQTPKVDIRAVVFQNEKLLFVKEKSDGKWALPGGWADVGYTPTEVAAKEVVEETGYEVDHFKLLAIFDKEKHQPSPSATHVYKIFIGCEIIGGEKKTSIETEEVEFFGENELPNLSIARNTEDQIKEMFAYMKDPQKEKLID, encoded by the coding sequence ATGACGATTAAATGGATTGATTGGGTAAAACAAATACAATCTATAACCCAAGCAGGTTTAACGTATTCTAAGGATGTGTACGATATAGAACGCTTCCAACAATTACGAGACATTTCGATTTCGATGATGTCACATTACACAAAAACTGATTGGGAAGTTGTAGAGAAATTATTTGCAAGTGAGACAGGCTATCAAACACCTAAAGTTGATATAAGAGCAGTTGTTTTTCAAAATGAAAAGTTATTATTTGTGAAAGAAAAAAGCGATGGGAAATGGGCATTGCCAGGTGGATGGGCTGATGTCGGTTATACGCCAACCGAAGTTGCAGCAAAAGAGGTTGTCGAAGAGACGGGTTATGAGGTAGATCATTTTAAGTTACTAGCTATATTTGATAAAGAAAAACATCAACCATCTCCATCGGCGACGCATGTATATAAGATTTTCATTGGATGCGAGATTATTGGTGGAGAAAAGAAAACTAGCATTGAAACAGAAGAGGTGGAGTTTTTTGGTGAAAATGAATTGCCTAATTTATCAATTGCTAGAAATACAGAAGACCAAATTAAAGAGATGTTTGCCTACATGAAAGACCCGCAGAAAGAGAAATTAATAGATTAA
- a CDS encoding DedA family protein: MLANIIDQLLQFFASLGYFGVALALMIEVIPSEIVLSYAGFLVADGKISFVGAVIAGTIGGTLAQIFLYWLGYYGGRPVVEKYGKYLLINKHHLDIAEGWFKRYGAGVIFSARFIPVVRHAISIPAGLAKMPLKLFTLYTVVAIIPWSILFIYLGEKLGGNWRQIKEYASDYTHYIIIGAVLFIALYFGLKYLKKKKTTR; this comes from the coding sequence ATGTTAGCAAACATAATAGATCAGTTATTGCAATTTTTTGCAAGCTTAGGTTACTTTGGAGTAGCTCTTGCTTTAATGATTGAAGTAATCCCAAGTGAAATTGTACTTTCGTATGCTGGCTTTTTAGTAGCGGATGGTAAAATTAGTTTTGTGGGTGCAGTTATCGCCGGAACGATTGGTGGTACTTTAGCCCAAATCTTTTTATACTGGCTTGGATACTACGGAGGGCGTCCGGTTGTAGAGAAATATGGGAAATATCTGCTTATTAATAAACACCATTTAGACATAGCGGAAGGTTGGTTTAAGCGTTATGGAGCTGGCGTAATATTTTCTGCGCGCTTTATCCCAGTAGTACGTCATGCAATCTCTATTCCAGCAGGACTAGCTAAGATGCCATTAAAACTATTTACGCTTTATACGGTTGTAGCGATCATTCCATGGTCAATTCTATTTATATACTTAGGTGAAAAACTTGGTGGGAATTGGCGACAAATTAAAGAGTATGCATCTGATTACACACATTACATAATTATAGGAGCTGTTCTTTTTATTGCTCTATACTTCGGTTTAAAATATTTGAAAAAGAAAAAAACAACACGCTAA
- a CDS encoding putative polysaccharide biosynthesis protein, translated as MKGSPFIRGTIFLTMATMISKMLGFIYVIPFTAMVGTSGYVLYTYAYRPYTIMLSIATMGLPLAVSKMVSKYDQLNDYHTVKRVLKSGIVFMFIMGVISCFTLYMLAPHLAKLVIDGNDQTGNSVGAVTTNIRIVSFALILVPVMSLLRGFFQGFQSMGPSALSVVVEQFFRVLTILIGSFVVLYVLKASVSLAVGISTFGAFMGAVGGLTVLSAYYIRRRRHLKKKEMASIPQTTKSFFSLYKELFTYSIPFVVVGLAIPLYQTIDTFTINKLLIQIGYMQGEAEKINAIIGLVQMVVLIPVSVATAFSMSLVPEMTKAYTAGNTKLLYKHFTRTNVLVVAITVPAAIGMIVLAKPVYTLLFGAGNDPEMGRIILQYYAPACILFSLFTVTAAMLQGINQQQKTVLGLVIGIIVKIVLNIVLLPYFDYVSFIISTYAGYTISVGFNLWMLSKYVIKAT; from the coding sequence ATGAAAGGGTCACCGTTTATACGTGGAACGATATTTTTAACGATGGCAACGATGATATCAAAAATGTTAGGGTTTATATATGTTATACCATTTACAGCAATGGTCGGTACGAGTGGGTACGTTTTATATACGTATGCATATCGCCCCTATACAATTATGCTCAGCATTGCGACAATGGGATTACCACTTGCAGTTTCAAAAATGGTATCAAAATATGATCAACTGAATGATTATCATACGGTTAAGAGAGTGTTGAAAAGTGGAATCGTGTTTATGTTTATAATGGGAGTCATTTCGTGTTTTACGTTATATATGCTAGCTCCGCATTTAGCTAAGCTTGTCATCGATGGAAATGATCAAACGGGGAATAGTGTAGGAGCGGTTACTACTAATATTCGAATTGTAAGTTTTGCGTTAATACTTGTGCCAGTAATGAGTTTATTAAGGGGCTTCTTTCAAGGATTCCAATCGATGGGGCCTTCTGCATTAAGTGTAGTTGTAGAGCAATTTTTTCGGGTTTTAACCATTTTAATAGGAAGCTTTGTCGTTTTATATGTTTTAAAAGCGTCTGTTTCATTAGCGGTTGGTATTTCAACGTTCGGTGCATTTATGGGAGCTGTAGGTGGATTAACTGTTTTAAGTGCATATTATATAAGAAGGAGAAGGCACTTAAAGAAAAAAGAGATGGCAAGTATACCACAAACAACAAAATCCTTTTTCTCATTGTATAAGGAGCTCTTTACATATTCTATTCCTTTTGTTGTGGTGGGCTTAGCAATTCCGTTGTATCAGACTATTGATACATTTACAATTAATAAACTACTTATACAAATAGGGTATATGCAAGGAGAAGCGGAAAAAATTAATGCGATAATTGGTCTTGTTCAAATGGTTGTGCTCATCCCGGTATCCGTTGCGACAGCTTTTAGTATGTCTCTCGTACCAGAGATGACGAAAGCTTACACAGCAGGAAATACGAAGCTATTGTACAAACATTTTACGAGAACAAATGTATTAGTAGTAGCGATTACGGTGCCGGCTGCAATTGGAATGATTGTGTTAGCCAAGCCTGTATATACTCTTTTATTCGGTGCTGGAAATGATCCAGAGATGGGGAGAATCATTTTACAGTATTATGCTCCTGCTTGCATACTATTTTCTCTTTTTACAGTAACGGCTGCTATGCTACAAGGAATCAATCAACAGCAGAAGACGGTGCTAGGACTAGTGATTGGAATTATTGTGAAAATAGTTTTAAATATTGTATTGCTTCCGTATTTCGATTATGTAAGTTTTATTATTTCAACATACGCGGGCTATACGATTTCAGTTGGGTTTAACTTGTGGATGCTTTCTAAATATGTTATAAAGGCAACATAA
- a CDS encoding magnesium transporter CorA family protein, with product MLNIYLTDRNGKLQEIEEMQKGCWINVLHPTEEEIQYLVQTLNVDLDFIKDPLDDEERSRIEKEDNNTLIIVDIPTVRHDEEGNSIYDTIPIGMIVMPDCFVTICLEENPIFERFINQRIKEFYTFKKTRFALQLLYTISTYYLRYLKQINRKTIDLEHQLNQSMKNKEIFTLLGLEKSLVYFTTSLKANKIVIQKLMRNSTFLKMYEDDQDLLEDVLIENKQAIEMAEIYSHILSGMMNTFSSVISNNLNSVMKLLTSITIILSLPTMVSSFFGMNVKVPFEGEAHGFVIVLIICVTLSFTLAFVFWKKRYF from the coding sequence ATGTTAAATATATATTTAACAGACCGAAACGGAAAACTACAAGAGATTGAGGAAATGCAAAAGGGGTGCTGGATTAATGTACTTCATCCAACAGAAGAAGAAATTCAATATCTAGTACAAACTTTAAATGTAGACTTAGATTTCATTAAAGACCCTTTGGATGATGAAGAACGCTCTCGTATTGAAAAGGAAGACAATAATACTTTAATTATCGTGGATATTCCGACAGTTAGACATGACGAAGAAGGAAATTCGATTTATGACACGATTCCAATAGGTATGATTGTGATGCCAGATTGCTTTGTGACAATTTGTTTAGAAGAAAACCCAATTTTTGAACGTTTTATTAATCAACGTATTAAAGAATTTTATACGTTTAAGAAGACGCGCTTTGCACTTCAGCTCTTATATACGATTTCTACTTATTATTTAAGATACTTAAAGCAAATAAATCGAAAAACAATTGATTTAGAGCATCAATTAAATCAGTCAATGAAAAATAAAGAGATTTTCACATTATTAGGCCTTGAGAAAAGTTTAGTATACTTTACAACGTCATTAAAGGCTAATAAAATTGTGATTCAAAAGTTAATGCGTAATAGTACATTTTTAAAAATGTATGAAGACGATCAAGATTTATTAGAAGATGTATTAATTGAAAATAAACAGGCTATTGAAATGGCGGAAATATATAGTCACATTTTAAGTGGAATGATGAATACTTTTAGCTCCGTTATATCAAATAATTTAAATAGTGTTATGAAACTGTTAACGTCAATTACGATCATTTTATCTTTACCGACGATGGTTTCTAGTTTCTTTGGAATGAACGTAAAGGTTCCGTTTGAAGGGGAAGCCCACGGTTTTGTAATTGTACTCATCATATGTGTAACACTATCTTTCACGTTAGCTTTTGTTTTTTGGAAGAAACGTTACTTTTAA
- a CDS encoding permease, translating to MELFQLPKAFLQMNTIFISILIEALPFVLIGVFISGFIQMFVTEDMVAKWMPKNRFLSVLVATFLGMLFPGCECGIVPIVRRLIGKGVPPYAGIAFMLTGPIINPVVLFATYVAFGSSMHMVWYRSIVAIIVAIIVGIILSFMFREHQLRDDHFPEVNHKRPLRKKMWDVCTHAVEEFFSMGKYLVLGALIAAAVQTFVQTSTLLAIGQGPFSSPAVMMGLAYILSLCSEADAFIASSFQSTFSTASLVAFLVYGPMVDIKNMFMMLATFKTKFVIVVTVTVTLVVYASSLLIYAMGW from the coding sequence ATGGAATTGTTTCAATTACCGAAAGCATTCCTGCAAATGAATACAATTTTTATCTCCATATTGATCGAAGCACTTCCTTTCGTGCTCATTGGTGTATTTATTTCAGGATTCATTCAAATGTTCGTGACAGAAGATATGGTAGCAAAATGGATGCCGAAAAACCGATTTCTGTCTGTTTTAGTAGCTACTTTTTTAGGGATGTTGTTTCCAGGTTGTGAATGTGGAATTGTTCCGATTGTAAGACGATTAATCGGAAAAGGGGTTCCGCCATATGCGGGGATTGCATTTATGTTAACTGGGCCAATTATTAATCCAGTTGTTTTATTTGCAACATACGTTGCCTTTGGAAGTAGTATGCACATGGTATGGTATCGTTCTATTGTAGCGATTATCGTAGCAATTATCGTTGGAATTATATTATCATTTATGTTTAGAGAACATCAATTAAGAGATGATCACTTCCCAGAAGTGAATCATAAGCGTCCATTACGTAAAAAAATGTGGGATGTATGTACGCATGCTGTTGAGGAATTTTTCTCGATGGGAAAATATTTAGTATTAGGTGCGTTAATTGCAGCTGCAGTTCAAACGTTCGTACAAACTTCAACACTTCTTGCTATAGGACAAGGGCCGTTCTCTTCACCAGCTGTTATGATGGGACTTGCTTACATATTATCACTTTGTTCAGAAGCGGATGCGTTTATTGCTTCATCATTCCAAAGTACATTTTCAACAGCATCACTTGTCGCGTTCCTTGTTTACGGACCGATGGTGGATATTAAAAATATGTTTATGATGCTTGCGACATTTAAAACGAAATTTGTAATTGTCGTTACAGTTACAGTTACACTTGTTGTTTATGCAAGCTCACTACTCATTTATGCGATGGGGTGGTAG